In the Mesoplodon densirostris isolate mMesDen1 chromosome 6, mMesDen1 primary haplotype, whole genome shotgun sequence genome, GCCTGGGGGTATAGGCATAGCCTAgtcatcttttctcttttcttcatccaCTCCAGACATGGAGGAATCATACAGGATGTGGGTACAGAATGATTTATTGGGGTGAGGGACAAGCTATGTAGTGAAAGCTTTTTGTTGAAGTCATTGAGGTGGCACAGGGTAGGCTTTATTGTGCTTGGAAGTAAAAATGATCAGGCTTTGTGACCAaccgtgtggccttgggcaagtaacAGAAGCTCCCTGAGCCTCAGATGTTTTATCTGTATGATGGGAATGATAAATTTATTGTGGAAAATGCCTAATATTGTGcagataataatatttattacccATTCCTGTCCCTTCCCTTTGGACTTACTCTGCCATCTCTGTTATTACTGTAACAAAGAACTCCCATAAACCCTTTACTTGCATTCAccaattgtttatattttcccccgtttgctttattttaaaaaaatctatgtatcCATATATTATTTTCTGAACCTTTTGCAAGTAAGTTTCAGACACAGTGCCcccttttttagaaaaataaatttattttatttttagctgcgttgggtctttgttgcacgcgggctttctctagttgtggtgagcgggggctgctctttgttgtggtgcacgttgcagtggcttctcttgttgcggagcacgggctctaggcgcgcgggcttcagtagttgtggctcatgggctctagagcacaggctcagtagttgtggcgcatgggcttagttgcttcccagcatgtgggatcttcccgtaccagggctcgaacccatgtcccctgcattggcaggcagattcttaaccactaggcaaccagggaagccccacagtgccCCTTTATCCCTAAACAGGTCAGTGTGTAGTTCCTAAAAACAAGGACCTTCTCTTACACAGCTTCAGTACAATTAACGAAGCCAAGTGCCTGCTTTCTTACCTTTTGACACTTTAGGCTGTCTGAGGCTCATTTCATTGGGCCTTGTTGACCTCCCCACCAGCTTCTGTGCTCCTCAGGGCAGCCCTGTTGTCTTGCTTCCCATTTCCTGACAGCAGAGCCTATTTGACCATGTCCTGTTGCAGACAGGGTGTCCATTCAGCAGACATTTGTAGAGTATTCGCCAGGtgctggggtgggcaggaggaTTTACAGATTCCCTTGACTTCCCCTTCTCCCAGATTCTCAGGACCATGGCACTTATTTTCTAGTCAATGTTCTGGCCCCCAGGCTGTCAGGATGACTCATAGTGGTACCCAGCTTGTCTCCTTctgcccttccccatccccactgaTACAGATAGAGGTGACCTTTTCATCCCCCTCTCAATCAGGTAGAGACGATTGGAGATGCCTACATGGTGGTATCTGGTCTCCCAGGCAGAAACGGTCAGCGCCATGCCCCGGAAATTGCTCGTATGGCCCTGGCATTACTGGATGCAGTTTCTTCCTTCCGCATCCGCCACCGACCCCATGACCAGCTGAGGCTACGCATAGGGGTCCACACGGGTAAGGCCGACTCTCACTCCTGTCCTCATATCGACTTTTCCCAGGCTCTCCCAACCTATTTCTTCTCATAGGGCCCGTCTGTGCTGGGGTCGTTGGCCTGAAGATGCCCCGCTACTGTCTTTTTGGAGACACAGTGAACACTGCTTCCCGAATGGAGTCTAATGGTCAAGGTGAGATATCAGCCCTCAACCCCAGCTTCAGCCTCAACCTGTGTtggccttttcttcttttcagagTTCCTCCAGATCTCATTCTGAGAGACCACAGTTTCTGACTGCCCCATCCTTGGACATATTTTGGTTCTAGTGCATGTGCCCTGGGAAGACTGAGACCCTCCTGAGGGATGGTGGTTGGGTAAAGCTCTCTCCGATGCTGCCAGTTCTTCGGTTGCCTTTTCTTTGATTCTTCTTTCCATCATTTCCCCTATCCCACCCCAGCCCTTAAGATTCATGTCTCCTCTACCACCAAGGATGCCCTGGATGAGCTAGGATGCTTCCAGCTAGAGCTTCGAGGGGATGTGGAGATGAAGGTGATGGCAGGCCATGGGGAGGGAGTCATGGAATGGGAGGATGAACACAAGTATGGGGtttgtggggggaagggagggagatatGAGGAATAACATAGAGGAATCTGAATTATCTCTACTTCTCCGCTTCCAGGGAAAAGGAAAGATGCGAACTTACTGGCTCCTAGGAGAGCAGAAAGGACCTGCTGGGCTCCTGTAAACCCCACTTCTTCCCAACTCAGACAATTCCCTGCTGCTGGTACCCGGGTGGGCAGTGGCCATCATCTCTCCACATAGCAGAAGTGGACATTGTCACATGAGATGGAAACCAACATGCAAAAAACCCCCAATTTATATGGAAGTTGCTGCCCTTTGCAGCCCAGCCTTGTATATATACCTGTCCCTCTCTGGCCTGGTTCCCCTCCTCCCTACCTTCTGTAAATATCTGTATCTAAACCAGAATATTTTGgccaaatataaaacaaacaaaagcagtcATGGTGACATAGCCTGTTAGGGGCAACTCCAAGGAAAGGTTATGGGGTATGGACACAGTAACTCACAGAATCACTGAATGAGCAGTCTCAGGATGAGAGAGAACCCTTTTTATGTAAAGAGCCCCTTCACCAAGTACAGACCAAATTCACTTCCTCCCCATCTCTTCAGTACAGACAGAAGGAGATTCCATATTCCACATCTACTTCCCTCCTCGACCCTTAGACAGGAGTAGTtctacccctccctccaccaccctgccctcctccctgacGGCCAAGGGAAGATATTTTTCCCAATTGGTGGGAATAATTCACGGGTTCATAGGGCAAGGGCTGCCCTAGAGACAAAGGTACTGGTGTTGAGAAGCTGCAGTTCTTCCGGAATGGCGTGTCTAGAGTCCTGATGTTACTGACACCCTGGAGGAGTGCCAGAATGAGGACAGAGCCCTCTCTCCACCAAGCCAGGACCGAACAGCCTCTTCCCGTCCTTCTCCCCCACTCCCAACACCTGGGCACCCTCACACACCTGTAGCTGTGGTGCCCTCTGTAGCCAGAAGGTTTCAGGCTGTTCCTTACGGTAGTCGtgaggctgtgagggagagaTACTGAATATCTTGCCCTGAAGCTCCCTCTCTCAACCTCTGGGCCTGCTGCTTTCCCACAGCCTGTCAGGGCCCAGCTGTACAAGTGGGGTGGGATGGGTTCTTACCTTTGTTGGGGCAGGAGGCCCTGATTGCACCAGCTCCTTTCCGTAGTCGTGGTGTGTCACAGACTCGACCTCAGAGTCCTTCCTTGTGGGTTCCTGCTCTGCCTGCACCTCTTTACTACATTGGCCTGGGGGTCATCAAGGCCATTCTCCCCTGATTTttgtcctccccctcccctttccccttcacCCAGCCTCTCACCAGATCTGGTGGTGCAAGAACATCTCCAGCATGGCTTCACGCTTCCCTGTGGGAGGTCAGGGAATGGACAGAGTGGGGGAGTCTGGTTAAGAAacaggccaagaaaaaaaaattggggaaaaggaagaaaaactgagCTTGCCCTTACACTCATCAGacattcctctcttttcttctctgctaGACTCACTCTGGCCCATTCTCTCATGTTTCATACCTCGAATTGGCTGAGAGTGTTTTCCTGGGGGCTGGTATGAGTCTTTCTGGGTGGTGCTGGAGCACATGGGTGACTGTGGCTCCAGGGTCAGCAGTCCCCGGTGTCCgtgccagaaaaagaaactctcAGAGCCATCCTGCATGCTTGGGACTTGATCCAGGTGGTTGGTGGCTCTCTGTGGGCCCCAAGTTGAGTGACCATGATATCCTTTCTGGTACCCACCCTCATCAACTGGGGGCAGCCTTCAAGAAAAGGGAGCAGGTTAAAACCTTAATACCTCCTCCGCCCAGTTGTAGAGAAGGCACTGGCCCCGTGGCCGTGTTTCATTGAGAACCTTACTTGTCCCTTCAACCTCAGGGGGCTTCCACAGCCCTCGGGCACCAGGTTCTGAGACTTTCAAAAATTTCCAGGGTTGTTTCTGAGGCTCCCAGTGGCTGTGGTGACACCAGGAGGCATAATTAGGGAGCAGATCTGCCCTGGGTTTTCTGAAGCCTGAAGGAGCAGAGAAGCTGAAACCAGGGCCCTGGCCAGAGCCTGGCCTATGCCTAGAATCAGCGGCAGGACCAGGACCAGTGCCTCGACCAGAGCCGTCGCCAGGACCTTGACCAGAGCCACTGCCAGAACCAGAACTGGAGCCAGGCCCAGGGTCAGAGCTGAAGCCAAGACCAGGGCTAGAGCTGGAACCAGGAACAGGGCCAGAGCTGGAGCCAGGAACAGGACCACGGCTAGAACTAAGGTCATTTGCAGTATAGGGATTCCAAGCAATATGGGAAACAGAGACAGGCTCAAAGCCAAGTCTCCCGTGGCCTATCTTGTGGGTAAATCTGGGTCCAGTGTAGCGCTCCCCAAGAAGACTTTCAGAGGAGGGCTCCATGAGAAGGCTCCGTTCAGAGTAGGGCGCTGGGGTCTTTGTAGATAATGCAGCTGCTTTGGCAGTGGAGGCGGCTGcagtggctgcagcagctgctgaAGCTTCTGCGGTTGCAGCTTCCAGGGCTGACCTATGACGGCCATCCCAAGAAGGAAAGGGATCCGAAATAGACCCTAGTCCTTCGGAGCTGGGCTGTACGTCTAAAGATCTGAAAAAAAGTGAAAGCGGCAAAGTTGTCAGAAGCGCAGCAAAGCGAGTCTATTAACCTTCCTTGTCCCCTAAGCCTGCAGCCAGAGCTGTGCCTCTCACCGCGACTGTGATCCCTCGGTAGACTCAGTGGTCTCCATCTTCAGACGCCAGCTACCGGGTTGCCATAGAGACGGCAAATCATTCCAGGAGACTGCGCAGAACCAGAGCTGGGCTGacggggagggtgggggtggaggcAAGGTCTCTGCGGGGCGGAAGTCTTGCACCTGGCGTAGTTTGGGAAGTCTGCCTTCCGTCCGGCCTCCCTTCCGCTTCAGCCCGGCTTTTACGGTTCCGCTGGCCTAAGGCCTCGCCCTCCATACCTAAGCAGGACTTACTGAGGCTTTCTAAAGGTGGTTCTTTGCATTGAACAGGCACAGAGCTGTTATATCAGATGAAAGCCTACTTGGTAGGTTTTTGCAGGGGCAACAGTAGTTCATTCTCAAAAGTGGGGgcatcttttcaaaaattttaaggaTGAAAAGACATCAGACAACAGCTTAAAAGCAAAATGGTGAGACATGGGAATTAGTCAAAGGGTAGCGATTTTTTTGGTGATTATTTCTCTTCAATAAAAGGCCTTCACACTGACAATCCTCCTTCCAGCCCCCCTTAGAACATGGCTTGGCATCTGAATTGAGCAAGTCTTGGGATTCAGTCTCTTCCTATTCATTCAGGCTTATTCCTACTGCTACTTTTCTAGAGGCCTGACCCAGGTAGACCATGAGTCCTGAGCTCACAGATATATAGGCAAATGCTCCTTTAACTACAGGATGGGCCTCCTTAGTGTCTCAGACCATAGTCAAGGGTGATCATAGTCTTGAATCAGTTTTCTTTCCTATTTGTGGTAtaaatctttatatatttaagacAGGGATCCAGAATTGAGGGAGAGCAAGTTTATTAGCATTACAGGGTGCCatttttccccacccccatccaagcATCCAAGTCTGAGGTCCTTGGTCATTTGGTAGGTTCAACCTGGAGGCCACTGGAGCTGTCGGCCCCCAAGTACGTGAATGTGAAGGTGATACACAGATTGTGCACCCAGCTTCCCATCGTTGATCACTGAAATGGAGCTTGGGTTAGGGGGTCAGGATCATGGGAAAGGTCAAAGAATGAAGATCATACCGAGGAGTAGGTATGAGAATTCATAGGTGAAGGGCTCAAGGGCCAAACGTCACTCACCAAGTCGGTATCCATCTCCCAGCCCCTCAGCCTTTGCTGTCTTCTTGGCCACAAGGAGAAGGTGTCCTAGAAGCTacagggaaaggggaaggagacaTGTGGCTTCATTTACAGGGAGCAAACTTTCTAGCTGAGTACAGGGCTCCCCCAGCCAGACCCTGGCCCTTTTCCTCCCACCTGTTGGTCTTCTTCTTCAGCCTGGCTAATGCGAGGAATGGGCTTCTTAGGAATGACGAGAAAGTGCACAGGAGCCTGAGGAGCCACATCACGGAATACGAGACACTGGGAGCAGTGACAGGCCAGAGGCCACCATGTTACTTCAACAGGCTGGATGGTATTTATGAAATTCCTAAGGGGATCCTAAGGGCGCCCCACCTGCTGGTCCTCATACAGAATGTCAGCTGGGAGGCTTCGATCCAGGATCCGGGAGAAGATGGTTGGGGCTGCCCCCCCAGGAGCTGCCTGCTGGGCCTTGGCCACTTCATTCCCATCAGTCACAGCTGCAACTCCTCGGACCTGAAGGTGGGTCAGACACACCCAAGGGAGAAAGCTGGCAATACCTGTCTCATGTACTTAGTTGGGGCTGGCAGAGGCTGGCCATTAACTTCACTGCTTCTAAGAACCTATTAGTGATTCCCACTCAAAGGGAAAGTTCCTCACTTTCAGAGCATCAGCAGCAGAGAGTAGGGCCAGACAGTGCTGGGCCTGGTTAGATAACAGGCAGATTTCACTGTAGGATTCAGCAGTGCAATTGATTCCTGCTCCTAAAGCGTTGAGGAAATCTAGCACGGTTCAGGGGAAAGGATCCAGAATGAGAACCTGGAGGCTTAGGTCCAAGTTCCTATTTTACTATTGAATTACCTTAGATAAATCCCTTCTCTCGGCTTCAAATATAAAGGGGGTGGTTTGCATCATCTCTTAAGACTACTTGGAGCTCTTTCCATTTACTCTCACCTTGTTAATGTTTCCATTTACTTCCATTACTTGTTTTCTGATCTTTAAGCCGTGTTAACTATCTTATCCAGGTTTTAATACAATTACCCTGTTTGACACAAAGGTGTCTGGGTGTCACATCTGACCTCTTACTGTGAATTTTCACTCCAGTCCCCTGAATCGGTGGAGGGTGGAGTTCAGTTGAGTGAACAcaaccccagcccctggggaTTGAGGGTAGGTAAGTCCCAGTTTCCCAGGGACTGAGAGAAGGCTGAAGTCAGAGATGTCACATTGTGGGGGAAAGGGACGGAATGAATCTGACCCCTTGAGTCGCTCTGGCAAACAGGAAGAAGGGGAGTTAGCGTTAGTGCTCAGTAGAAAGCCAGGAGTCTGACGGGGCAGAAGACTGGCTCTCAGGAGAAAAAGCTCATGTCCCGCAGGGGGCACTGAGGAGCTGCCCAGAGTAGGCGTTCGGTCGGCTGGGAGATAGCAGCAGACGCTGCACTGACCCTGTGTCGACCTCGGTGCCCGGGCCTGTGCAGGGCGTCGTTCATCGCCGGTTCGTTTCTCTCGCGGGGAGGCTTTAAGAGATGCTGCCGTGACCACCAGTCCGACCTCACCGCacagccctggagcctgcacttCGGGAGGGGCAAGGTTCCCGGCTGGGCGCTCGGGCTCCGGCCCCGCGAGGCCGCAGGGCTGCGCAGGCCGGGGGTAGCCGGGGAGGAACGCGCCCCCCGGCCCTGGAGGGCGTCAGAGCCCGCGGGACCCCTTCCTCACCCCACGGCCACCTCTCACCTGCGCCCCCCGCGGCCCCGCTACCGCCACCGCCCGGCGCGCCACGCAGAGA is a window encoding:
- the SPAG8 gene encoding sperm-associated antigen 8, with translation METTESTEGSQSRSLDVQPSSEGLGSISDPFPSWDGRHRSALEAATAEASAAAAATAAASTAKAAALSTKTPAPYSERSLLMEPSSESLLGERYTGPRFTHKIGHGRLGFEPVSVSHIAWNPYTANDLSSSRGPVPGSSSGPVPGSSSSPGLGFSSDPGPGSSSGSGSGSGQGPGDGSGRGTGPGPAADSRHRPGSGQGPGFSFSAPSGFRKPRADLLPNYASWCHHSHWEPQKQPWKFLKVSEPGARGLWKPPEVEGTSKVLNETRPRGQCLLYNWAEERATNHLDQVPSMQDGSESFFFWHGHRGLLTLEPQSPMCSSTTQKDSYQPPGKHSQPIRGKREAMLEMFLHHQICKEVQAEQEPTRKDSEVESVTHHDYGKELVQSGPPAPTKVRTHPTPLVQLGPDRLWESSRPRG
- the HINT2 gene encoding adenosine 5'-monophosphoramidase HINT2 isoform X2 — its product is MKRSRLYRGGGASGQKRAGPRSVTQWDDGVRSRPRAEPMAAAHRLPASPPRLAAEPERWPGWAVPVAEGKMAAATVLAAGLCVARRAVAVAGPRGAQVRGVAAVTDGNEVAKAQQAAPGGAAPTIFSRILDRSLPADILYEDQQCLVFRDVAPQAPVHFLVIPKKPIPRISQAEEEDQQLLGHLLLVAKKTAKAEGLGDGYRLVINDGKLGAQSVYHLHIHVLGGRQLQWPPG
- the HINT2 gene encoding adenosine 5'-monophosphoramidase HINT2 isoform X3, whose protein sequence is MKRSRLYRGGGASGQKRAGPRSVTQWDDGVRSRPRAEPMAAAHRLPASPPRLAAEPERWPGWAVPVAEGKMAAATVLAAGLCVARRAVAVAGPRGAQPPRERNEPAMNDALHRPGHRGRHRVRGVAAVTDGNEVAKAQQAAPGGAAPTIFSRILDRSLPADILYEDQQCLVFRDVAPQAPVHFLVIPKKPIPRISQAEEEDQQLLGHLLLVAKKTAKAEGLGDGYRLAPFQ
- the HINT2 gene encoding adenosine 5'-monophosphoramidase HINT2 isoform X1, with amino-acid sequence MKRSRLYRGGGASGQKRAGPRSVTQWDDGVRSRPRAEPMAAAHRLPASPPRLAAEPERWPGWAVPVAEGKMAAATVLAAGLCVARRAVAVAGPRGAQPPRERNEPAMNDALHRPGHRGRHRVRGVAAVTDGNEVAKAQQAAPGGAAPTIFSRILDRSLPADILYEDQQCLVFRDVAPQAPVHFLVIPKKPIPRISQAEEEDQQLLGHLLLVAKKTAKAEGLGDGYRLVINDGKLGAQSVYHLHIHVLGGRQLQWPPG